In Halobaculum rubrum, the following are encoded in one genomic region:
- a CDS encoding hemolysin family protein: MVALDPLSLPVVGAGVILVLLACSAFFSSSEIAIFSVERYRVGVLAEGGGNGAVLEALRSDPHRLLVTILVGNNVVNIAMSSVATAILVAAFPAGVAVTVSTVLLTVVVLVFGEIVPKSYGVANAESWALRTAPTVRRFQRLAGPVVTGFDLVTRRLSAAVGGEAAIEAPYVTRDELAALVRSAERGGEIDADEREMVESVLGLHEITAGDVMVPRENVVAVDASTSIRDAATLAADERVTRLPVYDGSLDEPRGVVDLRDLERTLALDESVPIERLATATPSVPASEPIDTLLTRMQDARVRMALVVDDADRVVGLVTTQDVLEEVVGDLFDVGTEASIRAVADGVMVRGDVFLDRLDAVFGTTLSADAPADAGTLAGYVYHRLGRVPRSGERVDLDGIAVTIEQIDGERVRRMFVERTGSTGPSSVGEGSPE; the protein is encoded by the coding sequence ATGGTCGCTCTCGATCCGCTCTCGCTCCCGGTCGTCGGGGCGGGCGTCATCCTCGTGTTGCTCGCGTGTTCGGCGTTCTTCTCCAGCAGCGAGATCGCGATATTCAGCGTCGAGCGCTACCGCGTCGGCGTGCTCGCCGAGGGTGGCGGGAACGGCGCCGTGCTGGAGGCGCTGCGCTCGGACCCCCATCGGCTGCTCGTGACGATCCTCGTCGGAAACAACGTCGTCAACATCGCCATGTCGTCGGTTGCGACGGCGATCCTCGTGGCCGCGTTCCCCGCCGGCGTCGCCGTGACGGTGTCGACGGTCCTCCTCACGGTCGTCGTGCTGGTGTTCGGGGAGATCGTTCCCAAGTCCTACGGCGTGGCGAACGCGGAGTCGTGGGCGCTGCGGACGGCGCCGACCGTCCGGCGCTTCCAGCGGCTCGCCGGCCCGGTCGTAACGGGGTTCGACCTCGTGACGCGACGGCTGAGCGCGGCCGTCGGCGGCGAGGCGGCGATCGAGGCGCCGTACGTCACCCGCGACGAGCTGGCGGCGCTGGTCCGCTCGGCCGAGCGCGGCGGCGAGATCGACGCCGACGAGCGCGAGATGGTGGAGTCGGTGCTCGGGCTCCACGAGATCACCGCCGGCGACGTGATGGTTCCCCGCGAGAACGTCGTCGCCGTCGACGCGAGCACCTCGATCCGCGACGCGGCGACGCTGGCGGCCGACGAGCGGGTGACCCGCCTTCCGGTGTACGACGGGTCGCTCGACGAGCCCCGCGGGGTCGTCGACCTCCGCGACTTAGAGCGGACGCTCGCGCTCGACGAGTCGGTGCCGATCGAGCGGCTCGCGACGGCGACGCCGTCGGTTCCGGCCTCCGAGCCGATCGACACCCTGCTGACTCGGATGCAGGACGCGCGCGTCCGGATGGCGCTGGTCGTCGACGACGCCGACAGGGTCGTCGGGCTCGTGACCACGCAGGACGTGCTGGAGGAGGTCGTCGGCGACCTGTTCGACGTAGGGACCGAGGCGAGCATCCGGGCGGTCGCCGACGGGGTGATGGTCCGCGGCGACGTGTTCCTCGACCGCCTCGACGCCGTCTTCGGGACGACGCTCTCGGCGGACGCGCCCGCGGACGCCGGGACGCTCGCCGGCTACGTGTACCACCGGCTCGGGCGCGTCCCTCGCTCTGGCGAGCGGGTTGACCTCGACGGGATCGCCGTGACGATCGAACAGATCGACGGCGAGCGCGTCCGACGGATGTTCGTTGAACGGACCGGGTCGACGGGACCGTCGTCGGTCGGGGAGGGGTCTCCGGAATAG
- a CDS encoding ABC transporter permease subunit has protein sequence MVEVARYEGERRIVGAVVASASLAAFGGTMLLVAPGLLEQVDLTAYAEQLPPSLVESFGLEQIGTLAGFMAAELYVFGWVFGLGTYVAYLAAGSLSGRIDDGTIELVLAAPISRTQLLAETYVAHLLPVALANVVVAAVVYGGSVLIDDPLRIADVVAVHALSVPYLLCCVAVGTLCSVLAPSRRIAEATGAGAIAATYVVSVAVTGTDLDWLAMVAPAHYYDPVAVLTASEYDLAGAGILLGAAAVLLAAATVRFREVDV, from the coding sequence ATGGTTGAGGTCGCCCGCTACGAGGGCGAGCGCCGGATCGTGGGCGCCGTGGTCGCCTCGGCGTCGCTGGCGGCCTTCGGCGGAACGATGCTGCTCGTCGCCCCCGGCCTGCTCGAACAGGTCGACCTGACGGCGTACGCCGAACAGCTGCCGCCGTCGCTCGTCGAGTCGTTCGGCCTGGAGCAGATCGGAACGCTCGCGGGGTTCATGGCGGCGGAGCTGTACGTGTTCGGCTGGGTGTTCGGGCTGGGAACGTACGTCGCGTACCTGGCGGCCGGGAGCCTCTCGGGCCGGATCGACGACGGCACGATCGAACTGGTGCTCGCGGCGCCGATCTCGCGGACACAGTTGCTCGCGGAGACGTACGTCGCGCACCTCCTCCCGGTGGCGCTCGCGAACGTCGTCGTCGCCGCCGTCGTGTACGGCGGGTCGGTGCTGATCGACGACCCGCTCCGGATCGCTGACGTGGTCGCCGTCCACGCGCTGTCGGTGCCGTACCTCCTGTGTTGTGTCGCCGTCGGGACGCTGTGTTCGGTGCTCGCGCCGAGCCGACGGATCGCTGAGGCAACCGGAGCAGGTGCGATCGCCGCCACGTACGTCGTCAGCGTCGCCGTGACCGGCACCGACCTCGACTGGCTGGCGATGGTCGCACCGGCACACTACTACGACCCGGTCGCGGTGCTCACCGCGAGCGAGTACGACCTCGCCGGAGCCGGGATACTGCTTGGCGCGGCCGCCGTCCTGCTCGCGGCGGCGACCGTCCGGTTTCGGGAGGTGGACGTGTGA
- a CDS encoding TetR/AcrR family transcriptional regulator translates to MSDGTNGGSDAGNGTNDGSTAGDADDVNDEPDVDTLIMEATYRALCEHGYAELSVSHIAAEFEKSKSLLYYHYDSKDDLIAGFLRFAGDHFLTMLDEAEREADSPVQRIHAFVDIYLGAEVEDLMAEAQRAMIDLRAQAVSEPRFREEFTRIDEHLRERLASAIADGVESGAIDGTIDPDEAATWLLSTLSGAMLQRHTADYDVVTPVRAMLHGYVDEFARASPDPVHGDGADGDPDADHGDPDTDHGDPDTSRE, encoded by the coding sequence ATGAGCGACGGCACCAACGGCGGATCCGACGCGGGCAACGGAACCAACGACGGGTCCACTGCGGGCGACGCGGACGACGTGAACGATGAGCCGGACGTTGACACGCTCATCATGGAGGCAACCTACCGCGCGCTGTGCGAGCACGGCTACGCCGAGTTGAGCGTCTCCCACATCGCCGCGGAGTTCGAGAAGAGCAAGTCGCTGCTGTACTACCACTACGACTCCAAGGACGACCTGATCGCGGGGTTCCTCCGGTTCGCGGGCGATCACTTCCTGACGATGCTCGACGAGGCCGAGCGTGAGGCCGACTCCCCGGTGCAACGGATCCACGCGTTCGTCGACATCTACCTCGGGGCGGAGGTCGAGGACCTGATGGCCGAGGCCCAGCGCGCGATGATCGACCTCCGGGCGCAGGCGGTCTCGGAGCCCCGCTTTCGCGAGGAGTTCACGCGCATCGACGAGCACCTGCGCGAGCGACTCGCGAGCGCGATCGCCGACGGTGTCGAGTCGGGTGCGATCGACGGGACGATCGACCCCGACGAGGCGGCGACGTGGCTCCTGTCGACGCTTTCCGGCGCGATGCTCCAGCGCCACACCGCCGACTACGACGTGGTCACTCCGGTCCGGGCGATGCTCCACGGCTACGTCGACGAGTTCGCTCGCGCGTCGCCCGACCCTGTCCACGGCGACGGGGCCGACGGCGACCCCGACGCCGATCACGGCGACCCCGACACCGATCACGGCGACCCCGACACGTCGCGGGAGTGA
- a CDS encoding ABC transporter permease, whose translation MNPLDRLWGAFPAFLMARRNVARAKTRSALAVAVILIGVVAIGAIGAGGVAFQESQFETLGSIGADIQVFAGEDNENGYLTAADVGRIDRVSGQAEIVPLKQESADVIRGGSTAGRATLYGVGEPSTLYEVREGSIPANWRKGVLVGSTLAERYDLRPGSKVTLRRTVTEDGETVRRTEEYRVTAVLAQGGRADIANPNEAFVLPPQEFDDDAFAQVIVRSEDATAANETAMEIKRTFNGRRQLVAVFERGDIAEQIDEAFRLINLFLVGIGAISLVVAGVSIANVMLMSAIERREEIGVLRAVGYQKLDIVRIMLAEATLLGVVGSLLGGAVTLGIVAVINDALLGDPFAFPPGSLQYVAVGMVFGVIASLLAGIYPAWTAARERPVEALRG comes from the coding sequence ATGAACCCCCTCGACCGCCTGTGGGGGGCGTTCCCGGCGTTCCTCATGGCGCGCCGGAACGTGGCGCGGGCGAAGACGCGCTCGGCGCTGGCGGTCGCGGTCATCCTCATCGGCGTCGTCGCCATCGGCGCCATCGGGGCCGGCGGCGTCGCCTTCCAGGAGTCGCAGTTCGAGACGCTCGGCTCCATCGGCGCGGACATACAGGTGTTCGCCGGCGAGGACAACGAGAACGGCTACCTCACCGCGGCCGACGTCGGTCGGATCGACCGCGTCAGCGGGCAAGCGGAGATCGTCCCGCTGAAACAGGAGAGCGCCGACGTGATCCGAGGTGGCTCGACCGCCGGGCGGGCGACCCTGTACGGCGTCGGGGAGCCGTCGACGCTGTACGAGGTACGCGAGGGCTCGATCCCGGCGAACTGGCGCAAGGGCGTGCTCGTCGGGTCGACGCTCGCCGAGCGGTACGACCTGCGCCCCGGCTCGAAGGTGACGCTCCGCCGCACGGTCACCGAGGACGGGGAGACCGTCCGGCGGACCGAGGAGTACCGCGTGACGGCCGTGCTGGCGCAGGGCGGACGAGCCGACATCGCCAATCCCAACGAGGCGTTCGTGCTCCCGCCACAGGAGTTCGACGACGACGCCTTCGCGCAGGTGATCGTCCGCTCAGAGGACGCGACGGCGGCCAACGAGACCGCGATGGAGATCAAGCGAACGTTCAACGGCCGCCGGCAGCTGGTCGCCGTGTTCGAGCGCGGCGACATCGCCGAGCAGATCGACGAGGCGTTCCGGCTGATCAACCTCTTCCTCGTCGGCATCGGCGCCATCTCGCTGGTCGTCGCGGGCGTTTCCATCGCCAACGTGATGCTCATGTCGGCGATCGAGCGCCGCGAGGAGATCGGCGTGTTGCGCGCGGTCGGCTACCAGAAGCTCGATATCGTTCGGATCATGCTCGCGGAGGCGACGCTGCTCGGCGTCGTCGGGTCGCTGCTCGGCGGCGCGGTCACGCTCGGGATCGTCGCGGTGATCAACGACGCCCTGCTCGGGGACCCGTTCGCGTTCCCGCCGGGATCGCTCCAGTACGTCGCCGTGGGAATGGTGTTCGGCGTGATCGCGAGCCTGCTCGCGGGAATCTATCCCGCGTGGACGGCCGCCCGTGAGCGGCCCGTGGAGGCGCTGCGTGGCTGA
- a CDS encoding ABC transporter ATP-binding protein, with amino-acid sequence MPPLELDGLTKYYGDVRGVEDLSFAVDSGEVFGFLGPNGAGKTTAIRTLMGFQSPSAGTARVLGADITDVRALRRARANVGFLPSEPSFDDRVTGRRILEYHAGLRGDVRSDELLDLFDPPLDRNVGEYSRGNRQMLAIVIAFMHDPDLVIMDEPTTGLDPLKQEQFHQFVRDERDRGTTFFFSSHVLSEVRKVCDRVGIIRDGRLAALEDVEALLERSGKTVRVHATNALAPEDVTLADAHDVEVTETAAEADDGASTVSFTYTGAYEPLLEWLGGFDLLDLTIEEAPLEAVFMRFYDEGQREGAATRRPTEAGADDRGAEHAADAREREPERDRDGDRGERPTESTDG; translated from the coding sequence ATGCCCCCGCTCGAACTCGACGGACTCACGAAGTACTACGGAGACGTCCGCGGCGTCGAGGACCTCTCCTTTGCCGTTGACTCCGGCGAGGTGTTCGGCTTCCTCGGTCCCAACGGCGCGGGAAAGACGACCGCCATCAGGACGCTCATGGGCTTTCAGTCGCCGAGCGCGGGCACCGCGCGGGTACTCGGCGCCGACATCACCGACGTCCGCGCGCTCCGGCGGGCCCGTGCGAACGTCGGCTTCCTCCCGAGCGAGCCGTCGTTCGACGACCGCGTCACCGGCCGGCGCATCCTCGAGTATCACGCGGGGCTCCGGGGCGACGTCCGAAGCGACGAACTGCTGGATCTGTTCGATCCGCCGCTCGACCGCAATGTCGGCGAGTACTCGCGCGGCAACCGGCAGATGCTCGCGATCGTGATCGCGTTCATGCACGACCCCGATCTCGTGATCATGGACGAGCCGACGACCGGCTTGGACCCGCTGAAACAGGAGCAGTTCCATCAGTTCGTCCGCGACGAGCGCGACCGCGGGACGACGTTCTTCTTCTCCTCGCACGTGCTGAGCGAGGTCCGGAAGGTGTGCGATCGCGTGGGGATCATCCGAGACGGCAGGCTGGCGGCCCTGGAGGACGTCGAGGCGCTGCTCGAACGCAGCGGGAAGACCGTCCGCGTTCACGCTACAAATGCGCTCGCGCCCGAGGACGTCACGCTCGCGGACGCCCACGACGTCGAGGTGACCGAGACCGCCGCCGAGGCCGACGACGGCGCCTCGACCGTCTCGTTCACCTACACCGGCGCGTACGAGCCGCTGCTCGAGTGGCTCGGCGGGTTCGATCTGCTCGATCTCACCATCGAGGAGGCGCCGCTGGAGGCGGTGTTCATGCGGTTTTACGACGAGGGGCAACGCGAGGGCGCGGCGACCCGTCGACCGACCGAGGCGGGCGCCGACGACCGCGGCGCCGAGCACGCAGCCGACGCCCGCGAGCGCGAGCCCGAACGCGACCGTGACGGCGACCGGGGAGAGCGTCCCACGGAGTCCACCGATGGTTGA
- the cgi121 gene encoding KEOPS complex subunit Cgi121 — translation MRLVEGEAGIDDLDAFLDELTAIGEETGCTVQAFDARYVVDRTQLERALELADRAFDRGENVARDRGVEVMLYAAGRRQIDRALTLGVAEGECAVVVLVAAEEGADRPGDEAAAASAVRDLLEPAETLGDYDETLVRAYFDISDTELAATTGSLADVIHERVALLDVRK, via the coding sequence GTGAGACTCGTCGAAGGCGAGGCGGGGATCGACGACCTCGACGCGTTTCTGGACGAGCTGACCGCGATCGGCGAGGAGACCGGCTGCACCGTCCAGGCGTTCGACGCCCGCTACGTCGTCGACCGTACACAGCTGGAACGCGCACTGGAGTTGGCCGACCGCGCCTTCGACCGCGGCGAGAACGTCGCCCGCGACCGCGGCGTCGAGGTCATGCTGTACGCCGCCGGCAGGCGGCAGATCGACCGCGCGCTCACGCTCGGCGTTGCCGAGGGCGAGTGCGCCGTCGTCGTGCTCGTCGCCGCCGAGGAGGGAGCTGACCGCCCCGGCGACGAGGCCGCGGCCGCGTCGGCCGTCCGCGATCTGTTGGAACCGGCGGAGACGCTCGGCGACTACGACGAAACGCTCGTTCGGGCGTACTTCGACATCAGCGACACGGAGTTGGCGGCAACGACGGGATCCCTCGCGGACGTGATCCACGAGCGCGTCGCGCTGCTGGACGTCAGGAAGTAG
- a CDS encoding ABC transporter permease subunit, translating into MTNDVADADAARRRRGGDATDPRAPSSATLTIARYEAERLVGPSVAAAVVLSLFGSLYVWIGPQVTAGVDIEAMTEALPPALRALFGLESLGSVAGLLASEFYTLGWIVGLAAYVAYVAAGRVAGGVASDRLDATLSAPTPRASVLVGTFLALLVPIAVVNLVVPLALYGVSVAVGDGLSVTRLLALHALSIPYLLAWGAVGLFLGVVVDGGRTAGRVALGAVFATWIVEAVVTGSDYEWVGALSPARYLDPTAVLVRGEYALDSVAVLVGVTALFLLAAIALFARRDV; encoded by the coding sequence GTGACGAACGACGTGGCGGACGCGGACGCCGCGCGGCGGCGACGCGGCGGCGACGCCACCGACCCTCGAGCGCCGTCGAGCGCGACGCTGACGATCGCTCGCTACGAGGCGGAGCGACTGGTCGGTCCGTCGGTCGCCGCCGCCGTGGTGCTGTCGCTGTTCGGGTCGCTGTACGTCTGGATCGGTCCGCAGGTCACCGCCGGCGTCGACATCGAGGCGATGACCGAGGCGCTGCCGCCGGCGCTGCGTGCGCTGTTCGGCCTGGAGTCGCTCGGAAGCGTCGCCGGCCTGCTCGCGTCCGAGTTCTACACGCTGGGGTGGATCGTCGGACTCGCGGCGTACGTCGCCTACGTCGCCGCCGGTCGTGTCGCCGGCGGCGTCGCCTCCGATCGGCTGGACGCGACGCTGTCGGCACCGACGCCGCGTGCGAGCGTCCTCGTCGGGACGTTTCTCGCGCTGCTGGTGCCGATCGCCGTCGTGAACCTCGTCGTCCCACTGGCGTTGTACGGCGTCTCCGTCGCCGTCGGCGATGGGCTTTCCGTGACCCGGCTGTTGGCACTGCACGCGCTGTCGATACCGTACCTCCTCGCGTGGGGCGCCGTCGGCCTGTTCCTCGGCGTCGTCGTCGACGGCGGGCGCACCGCCGGACGGGTCGCCCTCGGCGCCGTGTTCGCCACGTGGATCGTCGAGGCGGTCGTCACCGGCAGCGACTACGAGTGGGTCGGCGCGCTCTCGCCGGCGCGGTATCTGGACCCCACGGCCGTCCTCGTTCGCGGCGAGTACGCCCTCGACTCGGTCGCGGTGCTGGTGGGCGTGACGGCGCTGTTCCTGCTCGCGGCGATCGCGCTGTTCGCCCGCCGCGACGTGTAG
- a CDS encoding ATP-dependent DNA helicase, translated as MRPSDLSTLPDGVPEALEAEGIEEFYPPQTAAVEAGVADGASVVASVPTASGKTLIAELAILSAVQRGGKALYIVPLRALASEKKTEFERWEEFGVDVGVSTGNYQSDGEWLASRDVIVATSEKVDSLVRNGAPWVSDLTCVVADEVHLVDDGGRGPTLEVTLAKLRKINRDLQVVALSATVGNADEVADWLDAELVESDWRPIDLRMGVHYGNAINFDDGSQREVPVGKGQKQTAALVADALDEEIDGQRGSSLVFVNSRRNAEGAAKRLADVTADRLDPGERAELEGLAADIRDVSDTDTSDDLADCVRKGAAFHHAGLASEHRSLIEDAFRDRLVKCICATPTLAAGVNTPARRVVVRDWKRYDGEFGGMKPLDTLEVHQMMGRAGRPGLDPYGEAVLLAKDRDTMDELFERYIWAEPEDVRSKLAAEPALRTHVLATVASGFATTREGLLEFLDRTLYASQTGDDARLAEVTDRVLEYLAVNDFLEREDGTLTATGIGHTVSRLYLDPMSAAEIVDGLREGVDSGGADAVTANRRSRPAGDGEVADDTAEVPEDAADAGFVTGNDLVADGPTDGTDGDAGGADGSTSADSDDPTITPLGLYHLVARTPDMYQLYLKSGDRETYGEEFYEREEEFLGHAPSEFEDVAWEDWLAALKTARLLEDWASELDEDAITERYGVGPGDIRGKVDTAEWLLGAAEQLANELDLDVVLDVRAARKRVEYGVSEELLDLAGVRGVGRKRARRLFEAGIETRAELREADKSVVLGALRGREKTAENVLQAVGRQDPSMDGVEKDATASAAATAGSDADDDGSGQATFGDFS; from the coding sequence ATGAGACCCTCCGATCTCTCGACCCTGCCCGACGGCGTCCCCGAGGCGCTGGAGGCGGAGGGGATCGAGGAGTTCTATCCGCCCCAGACGGCGGCGGTGGAGGCCGGCGTCGCCGACGGCGCGAGCGTCGTCGCCTCCGTGCCCACCGCCTCCGGCAAGACGCTCATCGCCGAGTTAGCGATTCTGTCGGCGGTCCAGCGGGGCGGGAAGGCGCTGTACATCGTCCCGCTGCGGGCCCTCGCCAGCGAGAAGAAAACGGAGTTCGAGCGCTGGGAGGAGTTCGGCGTCGACGTGGGCGTCTCCACCGGCAACTACCAGTCCGACGGCGAGTGGCTCGCGAGCCGGGACGTCATCGTCGCCACGAGCGAGAAGGTCGACTCCCTCGTACGCAACGGCGCGCCGTGGGTGAGCGACCTCACCTGCGTCGTCGCCGACGAGGTCCACCTCGTCGACGACGGCGGCCGCGGGCCGACGCTGGAGGTGACGCTCGCGAAGCTCCGGAAGATCAACCGCGACCTGCAGGTCGTCGCGCTCTCGGCGACGGTCGGCAACGCCGACGAGGTCGCCGACTGGCTCGACGCCGAGTTGGTCGAGTCCGACTGGCGCCCGATCGACCTGCGGATGGGCGTCCACTACGGCAACGCGATCAATTTCGACGACGGGAGCCAGCGCGAGGTTCCGGTGGGAAAGGGGCAGAAACAGACGGCCGCGCTCGTCGCCGACGCCCTCGACGAGGAAATCGACGGCCAGCGCGGCTCCTCGCTCGTGTTCGTCAACTCCCGCCGCAACGCCGAGGGCGCGGCCAAGCGCCTCGCGGACGTGACCGCCGACCGGCTCGACCCCGGCGAGCGAGCGGAGTTAGAGGGGCTGGCGGCCGACATCCGCGACGTGTCCGACACCGACACCTCCGACGATCTGGCCGACTGCGTCCGGAAGGGTGCGGCCTTCCACCACGCCGGACTCGCCAGCGAGCACCGAAGCCTGATCGAGGACGCCTTCCGCGACCGCCTCGTGAAGTGCATCTGTGCGACGCCCACACTCGCCGCGGGGGTGAACACGCCCGCCCGCCGCGTCGTCGTCCGCGACTGGAAGCGCTACGACGGCGAGTTCGGCGGCATGAAACCGCTGGACACGCTGGAGGTCCACCAGATGATGGGCCGTGCCGGGCGACCGGGACTCGACCCGTACGGGGAGGCGGTCCTGCTGGCGAAGGACCGCGACACCATGGACGAGCTGTTCGAGCGCTACATCTGGGCCGAGCCGGAGGACGTTCGCTCGAAACTGGCCGCCGAGCCCGCCCTCCGCACGCACGTCCTCGCGACCGTCGCCTCCGGGTTCGCGACGACTCGCGAGGGCCTGCTGGAGTTCCTCGATCGCACCCTGTACGCGAGCCAGACGGGCGACGACGCGCGCCTCGCGGAGGTCACCGACCGCGTGCTGGAGTACCTCGCGGTCAACGACTTCCTCGAGCGCGAGGACGGGACGCTCACCGCGACGGGGATCGGGCACACCGTCTCCCGGCTCTACCTCGACCCGATGTCGGCCGCCGAGATCGTCGACGGCCTCCGCGAGGGCGTCGACTCCGGCGGCGCCGACGCGGTGACAGCGAACCGGCGGAGCCGCCCGGCGGGAGACGGCGAGGTGGCCGACGACACCGCCGAAGTACCCGAGGACGCCGCCGACGCCGGCTTCGTCACCGGGAACGACCTCGTCGCCGACGGCCCCACGGACGGCACGGACGGCGACGCCGGCGGAGCGGACGGCTCCACGTCGGCCGACAGCGACGATCCCACGATCACTCCGCTCGGCCTGTACCACCTCGTCGCGCGAACGCCCGACATGTACCAGCTGTACCTGAAGTCGGGCGACCGCGAGACGTACGGGGAGGAGTTCTACGAGCGCGAGGAGGAGTTCCTCGGGCACGCGCCCTCGGAGTTCGAGGACGTGGCGTGGGAGGACTGGCTAGCGGCGCTCAAGACCGCGCGGCTGTTGGAGGACTGGGCCAGCGAGTTGGACGAGGACGCCATCACCGAGCGCTACGGCGTCGGCCCGGGCGACATCCGCGGAAAGGTCGACACCGCCGAGTGGCTCCTCGGCGCCGCAGAGCAACTGGCGAACGAACTCGATCTCGACGTGGTGCTCGACGTCCGCGCGGCGAGAAAGCGCGTGGAGTACGGCGTGAGCGAGGAACTGCTCGATCTGGCAGGCGTGCGCGGCGTCGGCCGCAAGCGCGCCCGCCGGCTGTTCGAGGCCGGCATCGAGACCCGCGCGGAGCTGCGCGAGGCCGACAAGTCGGTCGTGCTCGGCGCGCTGCGCGGGCGCGAGAAGACCGCCGAGAACGTCCTGCAGGCCGTCGGCCGACAGGATCCCTCGATGGACGGCGTCGAGAAGGACGCGACCGCGTCGGCGGCTGCGACCGCCGGAAGCGACGCGGACGACGACGGGAGCGGGCAGGCGACCTTCGGTGATTTCTCGTGA
- a CDS encoding calcium/sodium antiporter yields MPLLQGTAVAIAVDLGFVAAAVGGLWVGANWFVAGATRLARRLGLSGLVIGLTVVAFGTSAPEFAVTVDAAVAGNPDISVANVVGSNVVNLGFVLGGAALVRALPTSRDLVWRDSLVLVGVTALVLGLLWDLRLERLEGVLLLGLLVGYLAVLVRSGSVGGAVDTATVSSFERTDAARLVVGLGIVVGAAHLLVGSAADLAGAAGVSDWVVGATVVALGTSAPEFVTSVAAARRGRAGLSAGNLVGSCVFNFLGVLGVAAVVAPLPVSPAAVSGTTWLLGTVVLVAVLFGTRRVLSKPEGALLIAVNAVNWALDFLR; encoded by the coding sequence ATGCCGCTTCTCCAGGGGACGGCGGTAGCGATCGCCGTCGACCTCGGGTTCGTGGCGGCGGCCGTCGGCGGCCTGTGGGTCGGGGCGAACTGGTTCGTCGCCGGGGCCACGAGGCTGGCCCGTCGCCTCGGCCTCTCGGGGCTGGTGATCGGGCTCACGGTCGTGGCGTTCGGGACGTCCGCGCCCGAGTTCGCGGTCACGGTCGACGCGGCGGTCGCGGGCAACCCGGACATCTCCGTCGCGAACGTCGTCGGGTCGAACGTCGTCAACCTCGGGTTCGTTCTCGGCGGCGCGGCGCTCGTCCGGGCGCTGCCCACCTCCCGGGATCTCGTGTGGCGCGACTCGCTCGTCCTCGTCGGCGTCACCGCGCTCGTCCTCGGACTGCTGTGGGACCTCCGACTCGAACGGCTCGAGGGGGTCCTCCTGCTCGGTCTCCTCGTCGGGTACCTCGCCGTGCTCGTCCGGTCGGGATCCGTCGGCGGGGCCGTGGACACGGCCACAGTGAGTTCGTTCGAGCGGACGGACGCCGCCCGGCTCGTCGTCGGGCTCGGGATCGTCGTCGGGGCCGCTCACCTCCTGGTCGGTTCGGCGGCCGACCTCGCCGGCGCGGCGGGGGTCTCCGACTGGGTTGTCGGCGCGACGGTCGTCGCGCTGGGCACGTCGGCCCCGGAGTTCGTCACCTCCGTCGCGGCCGCACGCCGGGGACGCGCGGGACTGTCGGCCGGGAACCTCGTCGGGAGCTGCGTGTTCAACTTCCTGGGCGTCCTCGGCGTCGCCGCCGTCGTCGCCCCGCTTCCCGTGAGCCCTGCGGCGGTCTCGGGGACGACGTGGCTCCTCGGGACGGTCGTGCTCGTCGCCGTGCTCTTCGGCACGCGTCGCGTGCTCTCGAAACCCGAGGGGGCGCTGCTGATCGCGGTGAACGCCGTCAACTGGGCCCTCGACTTCCTTCGGTAA
- a CDS encoding DoxX family protein: MADDSTADSSASTTTRSLSRLGRVLFGLGLAVQASEDFRDMEDSIEYAESAGVPVPELAAPFASGMMLVGGVGIALWRLPRIATGAVVTFLAAVTPTMHDFWNEEGDASGERLAFFGNLAMFGAALAFLREAYRS; the protein is encoded by the coding sequence ATGGCAGACGACTCGACTGCAGACTCGTCAGCGTCGACGACCACCCGGAGCCTCTCGCGCCTCGGCCGCGTACTGTTCGGCCTCGGTCTCGCGGTGCAGGCCTCGGAGGACTTCCGCGACATGGAGGACTCGATCGAGTACGCCGAGTCCGCGGGCGTGCCCGTTCCCGAACTCGCGGCGCCGTTCGCCTCGGGGATGATGCTCGTCGGCGGGGTCGGGATCGCCCTCTGGCGGCTCCCGCGGATCGCGACGGGCGCGGTCGTCACGTTCCTCGCGGCGGTGACGCCGACGATGCACGACTTCTGGAACGAGGAGGGCGACGCGAGCGGCGAACGGCTCGCGTTCTTCGGCAACCTCGCGATGTTCGGCGCGGCGCTGGCGTTCCTCCGGGAAGCGTACCGATCGTAA